A portion of the Vreelandella subglaciescola genome contains these proteins:
- the tnpB gene encoding IS66 family insertion sequence element accessory protein TnpB (TnpB, as the term is used for proteins encoded by IS66 family insertion elements, is considered an accessory protein, since TnpC, encoded by a neighboring gene, is a DDE family transposase.): MIRPDTGLRVYLCREPVDMRKQIDGLALLVQEAMELNPFDKAVFVFGNRKRDKVKLLFWECNGFVVWYKRLERERFKWPDRLKGDTVTLSGQELNWLLDGYDLSAMQPHKALDFQSVG; encoded by the coding sequence ATGATCCGGCCGGATACTGGACTGCGAGTCTATCTGTGCCGCGAGCCGGTCGACATGCGCAAGCAGATCGATGGCCTGGCCTTGCTCGTCCAGGAGGCCATGGAGCTCAACCCCTTCGACAAGGCAGTGTTCGTGTTCGGCAACCGCAAGCGCGACAAGGTGAAGCTGCTGTTCTGGGAGTGCAACGGGTTCGTGGTCTGGTACAAGCGCCTGGAGCGCGAGCGCTTCAAGTGGCCCGACCGACTGAAGGGCGATACTGTCACGCTCTCGGGCCAGGAACTCAACTGGCTTCTCGATGGCTACGACCTCAGCGCCATGCAGCCGCATAAGGCACTTGATTTTCAATCAGTTGGGTAG
- a CDS encoding IS630 family transposase (programmed frameshift), with translation MVKRRFVAPLTESEQQTLTSAYHHGEKRVLRRRAHAILLSDQGHTINQISEILQVRRDAVSRWLKQWEVSGRDGIIDKPRSGRPPILDEHDHQRLKELVAEQPHQIRSLQARLQEETGKTVSTVTLRRVLKKNHHSFKRIRHSLKARRDETDFRNTQGLLKALQKREDQGEHELYYFDESGFSQSSSVPYAWSPIGKPWEVTAYSYSRRLNVLGFLSRTGKLVYHTTTESVTTETVIEAFDQFVAQKDPDAFAVVVLDNASMHRSKAFRHKIVEWMSHRVYLIYLSAYSPELNLIEILWRQMKYTWLPLTAYRSFDRLCDEVHRLLGGYRANNAINFE, from the exons ATGGTAAAGCGCCGCTTCGTTGCCCCTCTCACTGAATCTGAACAGCAGACGCTGACCTCGGCTTATCACCACGGTGAGAAGCGAGTCCTACGCAGGCGCGCTCATGCCATTCTGCTGAGTGATCAAGGCCATACGATCAACCAAATCAGTGAGATACTGCAAGTTCGACGCGATGCCGTATCACGGTGGCTCAAGCAGTGGGAAGTGTCGGGTCGCGACGGGATCATCGACAAGCCGCGCAGTGGCCGGCCGCCTATCCTGGATGAGCACGACCACCAGCGACTGAAGGAGCTGGTCGCCGAGCAGCCTCATCAGATTCGCTCCTTGCAGGCTCGCCTGCAAGAAGAGACCGGAAAGACGGTCAGCACGGTGACCCTTCGCCGGGTGTTG AAAAAAAATCACCATAGCTTCAAGCGCATTCGGCACTCACTAAAGGCGCGACGTGACGAAACGGATTTCCGTAATACCCAGGGCCTCTTGAAGGCGCTGCAAAAGCGGGAAGATCAGGGCGAGCACGAGCTCTATTACTTTGATGAATCGGGCTTTTCGCAATCTTCATCGGTGCCGTATGCATGGAGTCCCATCGGCAAACCCTGGGAGGTGACCGCCTACTCATATAGCCGAAGGCTGAACGTGCTGGGGTTCCTTAGCCGAACAGGGAAGCTGGTTTACCACACCACCACCGAGTCGGTTACGACGGAGACCGTCATCGAGGCATTTGACCAGTTTGTGGCCCAGAAAGACCCAGACGCCTTCGCCGTGGTGGTGCTCGACAATGCTAGCATGCATCGCTCCAAGGCTTTCAGGCACAAGATAGTGGAGTGGATGTCGCATCGAGTGTATCTGATCTACCTGTCTGCCTACTCGCCGGAGCTGAACCTGATCGAAATTCTGTGGCGGCAGATGAAGTACACTTGGCTGCCCTTGACCGCCTACCGTTCGTTCGACCGTCTCTGCGATGAGGTCCATCGCCTACTCGGAGGTTACCGAGCTAATAACGCGATTAATTTTGAATAA
- a CDS encoding ECs1072 family phage-associated protein translates to MPNLIQMDYPSVWDDLLKESQRWVSEEYPALDSQQAAEKALGDCFPRFLLACFGQEVRQTRAAPWTPLAGRRVLELLVMEKYNWTPDTARALSDTDMILALHKELSRFKLPDEALDACRLDITTAGLEGFIEHGQSQFFKDDADDVV, encoded by the coding sequence ATGCCTAATCTGATACAGATGGATTACCCCAGCGTGTGGGACGATCTGCTGAAAGAATCACAGCGCTGGGTGAGTGAGGAATATCCCGCGCTGGACAGCCAGCAGGCCGCTGAAAAAGCGCTCGGTGACTGTTTCCCGCGGTTTCTGCTCGCGTGTTTTGGCCAGGAAGTTCGCCAGACCCGCGCCGCGCCCTGGACACCGCTTGCCGGTCGCCGGGTACTGGAGCTGCTGGTAATGGAGAAGTACAACTGGACGCCCGACACCGCCCGAGCGCTAAGCGACACCGATATGATACTCGCGCTGCACAAGGAGCTAAGTCGCTTCAAGCTGCCCGACGAAGCCCTGGACGCCTGCCGTCTCGACATCACCACCGCCGGGCTGGAAGGCTTTATCGAGCACGGCCAGTCGCAGTTTTTTAAAGACGACGCTGATGATGTCGTGTGA
- the ppnN gene encoding nucleotide 5'-monophosphate nucleosidase PpnN codes for MDSPTMSDTVTKRPTLSSIISPEGSLEVLSQHEVNRLKRTSKTGLHDLLRRCSLAVLNSGMPTDDSLALLEAYKDFDIEVLQQDRGIRLKLTNAPAEAFVDGRMIRGIREHLSAVIRDIVYVYNEIQQHNRFDLATAEGTTNAVFHILRKAGTLKPSRDPSLVVCWGGHSISREEYEYTKDVGYQLGLRDLDICTGCGPGAMKGPMKGANLAHAKQRRSDSRYLGISEPGIIAAESPNPIVNELVVMPDIEKRLEAFVRLGHGIIVFPGGVGTAEEILYLLGILLHPENADMPYPLILTGPASSADYFNKIDEFLVYTLGEGIRRYYTIITGNPADVARNMRQGIDDITEFRRTHQDAFYYNWRLTVARDFQAPFEPSHAAMQSLKLHRQQPTHELAANLRRAFSGIVAGNVKEDGIRAIAAHGPFELSAEPALMQKLDALLTSFVAQGRMKLDGQPYTPCYVLK; via the coding sequence ATGGACAGCCCCACGATGAGCGACACCGTCACAAAACGCCCGACGCTTTCCAGCATCATTTCGCCGGAAGGCAGCCTTGAAGTGCTCTCGCAACACGAGGTGAATCGGCTCAAGCGCACCTCGAAGACGGGGTTGCACGATTTACTCCGCCGCTGCTCGCTGGCCGTGCTTAACAGCGGCATGCCCACCGATGACAGCCTGGCGCTGCTGGAAGCCTACAAGGATTTCGATATCGAAGTGCTGCAGCAGGATCGCGGCATTCGCCTCAAGCTGACCAACGCCCCGGCCGAAGCCTTTGTTGACGGGCGCATGATTCGCGGCATCCGCGAGCATCTCTCGGCGGTGATCCGCGATATCGTCTACGTGTATAACGAAATCCAGCAGCACAACCGCTTTGACCTTGCCACCGCGGAAGGTACTACCAACGCGGTGTTTCATATTCTGCGCAAGGCCGGCACGCTCAAGCCCAGCCGCGACCCCAGCCTGGTGGTGTGCTGGGGCGGGCACTCGATCTCGCGCGAAGAGTACGAATATACCAAGGACGTTGGCTATCAGCTGGGCCTGCGCGACCTCGACATCTGCACCGGCTGCGGCCCCGGTGCAATGAAAGGCCCGATGAAAGGCGCCAATCTCGCCCACGCCAAGCAGCGCCGCAGCGACAGCCGCTACCTGGGGATTTCCGAGCCCGGCATCATCGCCGCCGAGTCGCCCAATCCCATCGTCAACGAACTGGTGGTCATGCCGGATATCGAAAAGCGCCTGGAGGCCTTCGTGCGCCTCGGCCACGGTATTATCGTGTTTCCCGGTGGCGTCGGCACGGCGGAAGAGATCCTTTACCTGCTGGGCATCCTGCTGCATCCGGAAAACGCCGACATGCCCTACCCGCTGATTCTGACCGGGCCGGCCAGCTCTGCGGATTACTTCAACAAGATCGACGAATTTCTGGTGTACACCCTGGGCGAGGGTATTCGCCGCTACTACACCATCATCACCGGCAACCCGGCCGACGTAGCTCGCAACATGCGCCAGGGCATCGATGACATCACCGAGTTTCGCCGCACCCATCAGGACGCCTTCTACTATAACTGGCGCCTGACCGTCGCGCGGGACTTCCAGGCGCCCTTCGAGCCCAGCCACGCTGCCATGCAAAGCCTCAAGCTGCATCGCCAGCAGCCCACCCACGAGCTTGCGGCCAACTTGCGCCGGGCGTTTTCGGGCATCGTCGCGGGTAACGTCAAGGAAGACGGCATTCGCGCCATTGCTGCCCACGGTCCGTTCGAACTCAGCGCCGAACCCGCGCTGATGCAAAAGCTCGACGCCCTGCTCACCTCGTTTGTCGCCCAGGGGCGCATGAAGCTCGACGGCCAGCCCTACACACCCTGTTATGTTCTTAAATAG
- a CDS encoding LysR family transcriptional regulator — MFNAHYFRTYIMLVETGSFTRTAQRLEMTQPGVSQHIRKLEAYLGKPLLERHGRRFTLTEQGRRTYDYALKLFAEHEQFRHGLDDDSLDSGECRIASPGSVGLMLYPYILGQQQMHPNLTVNYSFAFNHEIVGDLISGRYDVGIVTDAVKSPDLTCTLWHKEPLCLVVPADFAGSTLSDLMGIGFINYYDGISQATTLLRENYPEAFRSMVHFRHQGFTNEVSMVLDAVARGLGFTVVSRLVLETSPWQRQVKELSLERSVDELLYLVHRRGAAMPRRYAKLLEGFKEQRLS, encoded by the coding sequence ATGTTTAACGCGCACTATTTCCGCACCTATATCATGCTGGTGGAAACGGGCAGTTTTACTCGCACGGCTCAGCGGCTGGAGATGACCCAGCCGGGCGTCAGCCAGCATATCCGCAAGTTGGAAGCCTACCTCGGCAAGCCGTTGCTGGAACGCCATGGGCGGCGTTTTACGCTCACCGAACAGGGGCGGCGCACTTACGACTATGCGCTCAAACTATTTGCCGAGCACGAGCAGTTTCGCCACGGGCTGGACGACGACTCGCTGGATAGCGGTGAGTGCCGCATTGCCTCGCCGGGCAGCGTGGGGCTGATGCTCTACCCGTATATTCTCGGCCAGCAGCAGATGCATCCCAACCTGACGGTCAACTACAGCTTTGCCTTTAATCACGAAATCGTGGGGGACCTGATCAGCGGCCGCTACGACGTGGGGATCGTCACCGACGCGGTGAAAAGCCCGGATCTGACCTGCACGCTGTGGCATAAAGAGCCGCTGTGCCTGGTGGTGCCCGCGGATTTTGCCGGAAGCACGCTGTCTGACCTGATGGGTATCGGTTTTATCAACTATTACGATGGCATCAGTCAGGCCACCACGCTACTGCGCGAAAACTACCCCGAGGCGTTTCGCTCGATGGTGCATTTTCGTCATCAGGGCTTTACCAACGAAGTCAGCATGGTGCTGGACGCCGTCGCGCGGGGGCTGGGGTTTACCGTGGTATCGCGGCTGGTGCTGGAAACGTCGCCCTGGCAGCGCCAGGTCAAGGAGCTGAGCCTTGAGCGTTCGGTGGATGAGCTTTTATATCTGGTGCATCGGCGCGGTGCAGCGATGCCCAGGCGTTACGCGAAACTGCTGGAAGGCTTCAAGGAGCAGCGGCTGAGCTGA
- the gcvP gene encoding aminomethyl-transferring glycine dehydrogenase has translation MSEFSLKQPSLKRSQATPRLAELADHDAFIQRHNGPGTDDVNAMLNALDMPSMATLIDKTVPSDIRLARELDVEEPRSEAEALEYLAGLARQNRVARNFIGQGYYGTHMPAVIQRNVLENPGWYTAYTPYQPEISQGRLEGLLNFQQMVMDLTGMELANASLLDEATAAAEAMALCKRANKKNKSNAFFVADDVFPQTLDVLKTRAEFFGFELIIAPAEAIAEHDVFGALLQYPGNGGEVRDLKPLLSAAAERGTMTSVATDLLSLVLLKEPGALGADIVVGNSQRFGVPMGFGGPHAAFFATTDKLKRSIPGRIIGVSKDSRGQTALRMAMQTREQHIRREKATSNICTAQALLANIAGFYAVYHGADGLRKIARRVHRLTTILARGLTQAGVTLAHDSFFDTLRLTGVDTGSIHGRAMNADANLRHFLNDAKGDNGDIGISLDETSTAQDVTLLWDILLGDEHGLSVAALDDTIAASDDSGIPAACQRESDFLTHPTFTRYRSETEMLRYLKRLENKDLSLTHAMIPLGSCTMKLNATSEMIPVSWPAFSNLHPFAPRDQVTGYQQMIDELAAFLVEITGYDHISMQPNSGAQGEYAGLLAIRRYQAAQGQAHRDVCLIPSSAHGTNPASAAMLGMKVVVTECDVDGNVDLDDLTAKAEQYSERLAAVMITYPSTHGVFETHVRAVCDVIHLHGGQVYVDGANMNAQVGLSRPGDFGGDVSHLNLHKTFCIPHGGGGPGMGPIGVKAHLAPFVANHCVTPIDGVEPSSTAVAAAAFGSASILPISWAYIKMMGARGLREATELAILNANYIAKRLEDHFPILYRGANGTVAHECIIDVRPLKSASGISEEDVAKRLMDYGFHAPTMSFPVPGTLMIEPTESESRYEIDRFCDAMIAIRDEIGRVENGEWPLENNPLVNAPHTMADVADAEWAHPYSRELAAFPTEAVKAGKYWPAVNRVDNVSGDRQLICSCPSIDEYRD, from the coding sequence ATGTCCGAGTTTTCTTTAAAGCAGCCCTCTCTAAAGCGCTCACAGGCCACGCCTCGCCTGGCTGAGCTGGCCGATCACGATGCGTTTATCCAGCGTCATAACGGCCCCGGCACTGACGACGTCAACGCCATGCTGAACGCGCTGGATATGCCGAGTATGGCCACGCTGATCGACAAGACGGTGCCTAGCGATATTCGCCTGGCCCGTGAGCTGGACGTAGAAGAGCCGCGCAGCGAAGCCGAAGCGCTGGAGTATCTCGCCGGGCTGGCCCGCCAGAACCGCGTCGCGCGCAACTTTATCGGCCAGGGCTACTACGGCACGCACATGCCCGCCGTGATTCAGCGCAACGTGCTGGAAAATCCCGGCTGGTATACCGCCTACACCCCGTATCAGCCGGAAATCTCCCAGGGCCGGCTGGAAGGCCTGCTGAATTTCCAGCAGATGGTGATGGACCTGACCGGCATGGAACTGGCCAACGCCTCGCTACTGGACGAAGCCACCGCCGCCGCCGAAGCCATGGCGCTGTGCAAGCGGGCCAACAAGAAGAACAAGTCCAACGCGTTTTTTGTCGCCGACGACGTCTTCCCGCAGACGCTCGACGTGCTCAAGACCCGTGCCGAGTTCTTTGGCTTTGAGCTGATCATCGCGCCGGCCGAAGCCATCGCCGAGCACGACGTCTTCGGCGCGCTGCTGCAATACCCCGGCAACGGCGGCGAAGTACGCGATCTCAAGCCGCTGCTGAGCGCCGCCGCCGAGCGCGGCACCATGACCAGCGTCGCTACTGATCTACTCAGCCTGGTGCTGCTGAAAGAGCCCGGCGCACTGGGTGCCGACATCGTCGTGGGCAACTCCCAGCGCTTTGGCGTGCCCATGGGCTTTGGCGGCCCACACGCGGCGTTTTTTGCCACTACCGACAAGCTCAAGCGCTCGATTCCCGGGCGTATCATCGGCGTCTCCAAAGACAGCCGTGGCCAGACCGCGCTGCGCATGGCAATGCAGACCCGCGAACAGCATATCCGCCGCGAGAAGGCCACCTCGAACATCTGCACCGCGCAGGCGCTGCTGGCCAACATCGCCGGGTTTTATGCCGTTTACCACGGTGCTGACGGGCTGCGGAAAATCGCCCGGCGCGTGCATCGCCTGACCACGATTCTAGCGCGCGGGCTCACGCAAGCCGGCGTCACGCTTGCCCACGACAGCTTCTTTGACACCCTGCGCCTGACCGGCGTCGATACCGGCAGCATTCACGGCCGGGCGATGAACGCCGACGCCAATCTGCGTCACTTTCTCAATGACGCTAAAGGTGACAACGGCGATATCGGCATCAGTCTGGACGAAACCAGCACCGCCCAGGACGTCACCCTGCTGTGGGATATTCTGCTGGGCGACGAGCACGGCCTGTCAGTCGCCGCGCTGGACGACACCATCGCCGCCAGCGACGACAGCGGCATTCCCGCCGCGTGCCAGCGCGAAAGCGATTTTCTGACTCACCCGACGTTTACCCGCTATCGCAGCGAAACCGAAATGCTGCGCTACCTGAAGCGTCTGGAGAACAAGGATTTATCGCTGACCCACGCGATGATTCCGCTGGGCTCTTGCACCATGAAGCTCAACGCCACCAGCGAGATGATTCCCGTGTCGTGGCCGGCGTTTTCGAATCTGCATCCGTTCGCCCCGCGTGATCAGGTCACCGGCTACCAGCAGATGATTGACGAGTTGGCCGCGTTTCTGGTGGAAATCACCGGCTACGACCATATTTCCATGCAGCCCAACTCGGGCGCCCAGGGCGAATACGCCGGCCTGCTGGCCATCCGCCGCTACCAGGCCGCTCAGGGTCAAGCGCACCGCGACGTCTGCCTGATTCCCAGCTCCGCCCACGGCACCAACCCTGCGTCCGCGGCGATGCTGGGCATGAAGGTGGTGGTCACCGAGTGCGACGTCGACGGCAACGTCGATCTGGACGACCTCACCGCCAAGGCCGAGCAGTACAGCGAACGTCTGGCCGCGGTGATGATCACCTACCCCTCCACCCACGGCGTGTTTGAAACCCACGTCCGCGCGGTGTGCGACGTCATCCACCTCCACGGCGGGCAAGTCTACGTCGATGGCGCCAACATGAATGCCCAGGTCGGCCTCTCGCGCCCCGGCGACTTCGGCGGCGACGTCTCGCACTTGAACCTGCACAAGACGTTCTGCATTCCCCACGGCGGCGGCGGTCCGGGCATGGGCCCCATCGGCGTCAAAGCCCATCTGGCACCTTTTGTTGCCAACCACTGCGTAACGCCCATCGACGGCGTTGAGCCCTCCAGCACCGCCGTCGCGGCGGCCGCGTTTGGCAGCGCCTCGATCCTGCCGATCTCGTGGGCATACATCAAAATGATGGGCGCGCGCGGCCTGCGCGAAGCCACCGAGCTTGCCATTCTCAACGCCAACTACATCGCCAAGCGGCTGGAAGACCACTTCCCGATCCTGTATCGCGGCGCCAACGGCACCGTGGCGCACGAGTGCATCATCGACGTGCGCCCGCTGAAAAGCGCCTCGGGGATCAGCGAAGAAGACGTCGCCAAGCGCCTGATGGACTACGGTTTCCACGCGCCGACCATGTCGTTCCCGGTACCGGGCACGCTGATGATCGAGCCCACCGAGTCCGAATCGCGCTACGAGATCGACCGCTTCTGCGACGCGATGATTGCCATCCGCGACGAAATCGGCCGGGTAGAAAACGGCGAATGGCCGCTAGAGAACAACCCGTTGGTCAACGCGCCGCACACCATGGCCGACGTGGCCGACGCCGAGTGGGCACACCCCTACTCCCGCGAACTTGCCGCCTTCCCCACCGAGGCGGTCAAGGCAGGCAAATACTGGCCGGCCGTCAACCGGGTCGATAACGTCTCTGGCGACCGCCAGCTGATTTGCTCCTGCCCGAGCATCGATGAGTATCGCGACTAA
- the gcvH gene encoding glycine cleavage system protein GcvH, with translation MSQVPANRHYAESHEWVLDNGDGTVTVGISDHAQEALGDVVFVELPDVGQTLAKGDEFGVIESVKAASDLYAPISGEIVEINETLEDSPENVNEAPYEDGWIMKVRLDGAVEGLLDADAYKATIDADA, from the coding sequence ATGAGCCAAGTTCCCGCGAATCGCCACTACGCTGAAAGCCACGAATGGGTCCTCGACAACGGCGACGGCACCGTTACCGTTGGCATCTCCGATCACGCTCAGGAAGCACTGGGCGACGTCGTGTTTGTCGAGCTGCCGGACGTCGGCCAGACGCTGGCCAAGGGCGACGAGTTCGGCGTTATCGAGTCGGTAAAAGCCGCCTCTGACCTGTACGCGCCGATCAGCGGCGAAATTGTTGAAATCAACGAAACGCTGGAAGATTCGCCGGAAAACGTCAACGAAGCGCCCTACGAAGACGGCTGGATCATGAAAGTCCGTCTGGACGGCGCCGTTGAAGGGCTGCTGGACGCCGATGCCTATAAGGCCACTATCGACGCCGACGCATAA
- a CDS encoding alanine/glycine:cation symporter family protein, with the protein METLSSVFQAINGVVWGPLMLILLLGVGLYLQAGLKAMPIRKLGTGFKLLWEGRDAKTPKGQAKTDDDGEISPFNALMTSLSATIGTGNIAGVATAIALGGPGAVFWMWITALVGMATKFAEAVLAVRYRETDSTGYHVGGPMFYIKNGLGRKWLWLGGAFAFFGAVAAFGIGNTVQSNSVADAMDSTFGVPAWLTGIVIMVLSGAVILGGIKRIAKVAGKLVPVMGIAYIIGGLIVLVINADQLIDTLGMIFYYAFNPHAALGGFAGAAVMAAVRFGVARGVFSNEAGLGSAPIAHAAAKTKNPVRQGLIAMLGTFIDTIVVCTITALVILTASVWETGEAGASLTAMSFDSALPGFGNEIVSVALAIFAFTTILGWSFYGEKCCQFLFGARSIPLYRVAFVLAIPLGAMANLGFIWLMADTFNALMAIPNLIALALLSPVVFKLAKAYFNGEDIRPGEELDHDKS; encoded by the coding sequence ATGGAAACACTAAGCAGCGTCTTTCAGGCGATAAACGGGGTCGTGTGGGGCCCCTTGATGCTGATCCTGCTGTTGGGCGTGGGCCTTTACCTGCAGGCAGGCTTGAAAGCAATGCCCATCAGGAAGCTCGGCACCGGCTTTAAACTGCTATGGGAAGGGCGTGACGCGAAAACGCCCAAAGGGCAGGCAAAAACCGACGATGACGGCGAGATTTCACCGTTCAACGCGCTGATGACCTCGCTTTCAGCGACCATCGGCACGGGTAACATCGCCGGTGTAGCCACCGCGATTGCCCTGGGGGGGCCGGGGGCGGTCTTCTGGATGTGGATTACCGCGCTGGTGGGCATGGCCACCAAATTTGCCGAAGCGGTGTTGGCGGTGCGCTACCGTGAAACTGACAGCACCGGCTATCACGTTGGCGGGCCGATGTTCTACATCAAGAACGGTCTGGGCAGAAAGTGGCTGTGGCTGGGCGGCGCGTTTGCCTTCTTCGGTGCGGTTGCGGCGTTTGGTATCGGTAACACGGTGCAGTCCAACTCGGTCGCCGATGCCATGGACTCCACTTTCGGCGTTCCCGCATGGCTGACCGGTATCGTCATCATGGTGCTTTCCGGCGCGGTGATTCTCGGTGGTATCAAGCGTATCGCCAAGGTGGCGGGCAAGCTGGTACCGGTCATGGGCATTGCCTACATCATCGGCGGCCTCATCGTGCTGGTGATCAATGCCGATCAGCTGATCGATACGCTGGGCATGATTTTCTACTACGCCTTTAACCCGCACGCGGCGTTGGGCGGCTTTGCCGGCGCGGCAGTGATGGCGGCGGTACGCTTTGGTGTGGCACGCGGCGTGTTCTCCAACGAAGCGGGTCTGGGTAGTGCGCCAATCGCTCACGCGGCGGCCAAGACCAAAAACCCCGTGCGTCAGGGCCTGATTGCGATGCTGGGCACGTTCATCGATACCATTGTAGTGTGTACCATCACCGCGCTGGTCATCCTGACGGCATCGGTATGGGAAACCGGTGAAGCCGGCGCCTCGCTGACCGCGATGTCGTTTGATTCGGCGCTGCCGGGCTTTGGTAACGAAATCGTCTCCGTGGCGCTGGCCATCTTTGCCTTTACCACGATTCTGGGCTGGTCGTTTTACGGCGAGAAGTGCTGCCAGTTCCTGTTCGGTGCGCGTTCGATTCCGCTGTACCGCGTGGCGTTCGTGCTGGCGATTCCGCTGGGCGCCATGGCCAATCTGGGCTTCATCTGGCTGATGGCGGATACCTTCAACGCGTTGATGGCGATTCCCAACCTGATCGCACTGGCGCTGTTGTCGCCGGTAGTGTTCAAGCTGGCCAAAGCCTACTTCAACGGCGAAGATATTCGTCCGGGAGAAGAGCTGGATCACGATAAGTCGTAA
- the gcvT gene encoding glycine cleavage system aminomethyltransferase GcvT, with protein MTEPKHTPLFDLHCELGAKMVPFAGYEMPVQYPLGVKKEHEHTRAHCGLFDVSHMGQINISGDNVAEALETLIPANLVDLKTGGQRYGIFTSNEGGILDDLMMVNAGDHFYLVVNAACKDQDLAHLRANLGETHEIEYLDRGLLALQGPEAKDVMARLCPAACELVFMQHARFELEGEDVWISRCGYTGEDGFELSMRAEATEAIARRLLAEPEVEAIGLGARDSLRLEAGLCLYGHDMSAETTPVEAGLIWAVSKPRRHGGERPGGFPGADVILHQIDARDHTRKRVGLLGEGKAPVREGAVLVDDADKEIGVVTSGGFGPIVGKPVAMGYVEREFEPPESQVFALVRGKKRAMIVTKMPFVAPGHFRG; from the coding sequence ATGACCGAACCCAAACATACGCCGCTTTTTGACCTGCACTGCGAGCTGGGGGCAAAAATGGTGCCCTTTGCCGGCTATGAAATGCCCGTTCAGTATCCCTTGGGCGTCAAGAAAGAGCATGAGCATACTCGCGCCCACTGTGGGCTGTTTGACGTCTCGCACATGGGGCAGATCAACATCTCCGGCGATAACGTGGCCGAGGCGCTGGAAACGCTGATTCCCGCGAACCTTGTCGATCTCAAGACTGGCGGCCAGCGCTACGGCATCTTCACTAGCAACGAGGGCGGGATTCTTGACGACCTGATGATGGTCAACGCCGGCGATCATTTTTATCTGGTGGTCAACGCGGCGTGCAAGGATCAGGACTTGGCGCACCTGCGCGCCAATCTGGGTGAGACTCACGAGATTGAATATCTGGACCGCGGCCTGCTGGCGCTGCAGGGCCCCGAGGCCAAAGATGTCATGGCGCGGCTGTGTCCGGCGGCCTGCGAACTGGTGTTCATGCAGCACGCCCGCTTTGAGTTGGAGGGTGAAGACGTGTGGATCAGCCGCTGCGGCTATACCGGCGAAGACGGATTCGAGCTCTCCATGCGTGCCGAGGCCACCGAGGCCATCGCCCGGCGCCTGCTGGCCGAGCCGGAAGTAGAGGCCATCGGCCTGGGTGCGCGCGACTCGTTGCGTCTGGAAGCCGGCCTGTGCCTGTACGGCCACGACATGAGCGCCGAGACCACGCCGGTGGAAGCCGGTCTGATCTGGGCCGTTAGCAAGCCGCGGCGCCACGGCGGTGAGCGCCCGGGCGGCTTTCCCGGCGCGGATGTGATTTTGCATCAGATCGATGCCAGGGATCACACGCGCAAGCGGGTCGGGCTGCTGGGCGAAGGCAAGGCGCCGGTACGCGAAGGCGCTGTGCTGGTGGACGACGCGGATAAAGAAATTGGCGTGGTAACCTCCGGCGGTTTTGGCCCCATCGTGGGCAAGCCGGTGGCCATGGGCTACGTCGAGCGCGAGTTTGAGCCGCCGGAGTCTCAGGTGTTTGCGTTGGTGCGGGGTAAAAAACGCGCCATGATCGTAACGAAAATGCCGTTTGTCGCACCGGGGCACTTTCGTGGTTAA